A window from Gottschalkiaceae bacterium SANA encodes these proteins:
- a CDS encoding ATP-dependent RecD-like DNA helicase yields the protein MIERTGEIIEIIYRNEETGYTVAVLETDDTYFTIVGTFPFLKEEMPIRVSGDMIKHPKFGEQLRVDHYEEVPPTDVDGILKYLGSGLIPGIGTKTAKRIVDAFGEETLDILQYNPERLKSVDGIGHKKAETIATAFQEQRGIREIMLFLQNYGIGVANCLKIYKAYGNDAVKKVKNNPYMLAKDVKGIGFVKADRIATSLGIDPNSSFRIHAGVLYSLEQLTNQGHTYAPKNMLVRQAKRLLGAEILPIENTILEMAANRELKVVAGGEEDQVYLPAYFAAEAFSAQALITLATKNIDRDEEMLKARIQSVQDQKKIDLALTQQKAIHTALTSAVTVITGGPGTGKTTTINTILDLAEDHDLDILLAAPTGRAAKRMAEATGRESKTIHRLLEYGRSEGGEGLNFGRDEDNPLEGDLIIIDEASMIDILLFYYLLRAVPPEAQVILVGDVDQLPSVGAGNVLRDVIESGVVPVVRLTEVFRQAQESMIVVNAHKINQGMEPEMNQKEKDFFFIRENHDQVLNTVVDLVVNRLPKWKGFDPYQEIQVLTATRKRGVGVLPLNEALQAAMNPTGANKPEIELGTITFRLGDRVMQTRNNYQVEWKRKVDGVYSGQGEGVFNGDFGRITGVNVKDKQVTVLFDEEKEILYEYNQLEEITLAYAITIHKSQGSEFPVVVIPLSSLPPMLETRNLIYTAITRAKQLVVLVGQTRVLERMIQNNQTEKRYSGLKQKLQKAAEYLMD from the coding sequence ATGATCGAGCGTACAGGAGAAATCATAGAAATCATTTATCGAAACGAGGAGACAGGATATACTGTCGCTGTTTTAGAGACCGACGATACCTACTTCACCATCGTGGGCACTTTTCCCTTTTTGAAAGAAGAAATGCCAATTCGCGTATCAGGCGATATGATCAAGCATCCCAAATTCGGCGAGCAATTGCGGGTTGATCATTACGAGGAAGTTCCGCCTACGGATGTCGATGGGATCCTCAAATATTTGGGATCGGGTTTGATTCCGGGAATTGGAACAAAGACAGCAAAGCGGATTGTGGACGCCTTCGGCGAAGAGACCTTGGATATCTTGCAATACAATCCAGAGCGATTGAAATCAGTCGATGGTATTGGTCACAAGAAAGCGGAAACCATAGCGACCGCCTTCCAGGAACAGCGGGGAATTCGTGAAATCATGTTGTTCTTACAGAATTACGGGATAGGTGTTGCCAATTGCTTGAAGATCTATAAAGCATACGGAAATGACGCTGTAAAAAAGGTAAAGAACAATCCTTATATGCTGGCAAAAGATGTGAAAGGAATTGGCTTTGTTAAGGCTGACCGGATTGCAACAAGCCTGGGCATTGATCCCAATTCATCTTTTCGAATTCATGCAGGGGTTCTTTACTCCCTGGAACAATTGACCAATCAGGGGCATACCTACGCGCCAAAAAATATGCTTGTGCGCCAAGCCAAGCGACTTTTGGGGGCTGAGATTCTGCCTATTGAAAATACGATTCTTGAAATGGCAGCGAATCGGGAATTGAAGGTGGTAGCGGGTGGTGAAGAGGATCAGGTGTATCTGCCGGCCTATTTTGCAGCGGAAGCCTTTAGTGCTCAGGCCTTGATTACCCTTGCGACAAAAAACATAGACCGTGATGAGGAGATGCTGAAGGCTCGTATTCAGTCGGTTCAGGATCAGAAAAAAATAGATCTGGCATTGACCCAGCAGAAAGCGATTCATACGGCCTTAACATCTGCGGTAACGGTGATTACCGGGGGTCCGGGTACGGGAAAGACGACAACAATTAATACCATTTTGGATCTTGCGGAAGATCATGACTTGGATATTCTATTGGCAGCACCCACAGGACGGGCTGCCAAACGGATGGCCGAAGCGACGGGACGGGAATCCAAAACGATTCATCGATTGCTGGAGTATGGCCGATCTGAGGGGGGAGAAGGACTTAATTTTGGTCGAGATGAAGACAATCCCTTAGAAGGGGACTTGATTATCATCGATGAGGCTAGCATGATCGATATTTTGTTGTTTTATTATCTTTTGCGGGCGGTGCCGCCGGAAGCCCAGGTGATTTTGGTCGGCGATGTGGATCAATTGCCTTCTGTGGGGGCTGGCAATGTGCTTCGTGATGTGATTGAGAGCGGGGTTGTGCCGGTGGTTCGATTGACAGAAGTCTTTCGACAGGCGCAAGAAAGCATGATCGTTGTCAATGCCCATAAAATCAATCAGGGAATGGAACCAGAGATGAATCAAAAGGAGAAGGATTTCTTCTTTATTCGAGAGAATCATGATCAGGTACTGAATACTGTTGTGGATCTGGTTGTCAATCGTTTGCCAAAATGGAAGGGGTTTGATCCTTATCAAGAGATCCAGGTGTTGACGGCAACTCGAAAACGCGGTGTGGGGGTATTGCCTCTTAATGAAGCGCTGCAGGCGGCTATGAATCCAACGGGTGCCAATAAACCGGAAATTGAGTTGGGGACAATCACCTTTCGCCTTGGGGATCGGGTGATGCAAACCAGGAATAATTATCAAGTTGAGTGGAAGCGGAAGGTTGATGGCGTGTATTCCGGTCAAGGTGAGGGCGTGTTTAATGGAGATTTTGGTCGAATTACCGGGGTTAATGTGAAAGACAAGCAAGTGACCGTGCTTTTTGACGAAGAGAAGGAAATCCTCTATGAATACAACCAATTAGAGGAAATTACGTTGGCCTATGCCATCACCATCCATAAGAGCCAAGGAAGTGAATTCCCAGTGGTGGTCATTCCACTGTCGAGTTTGCCGCCAATGTTAGAGACTAGGAATCTAATCTATACAGCCATTACGCGTGCCAAGCAGCTTGTGGTTTTGGTCGGGCAGACGCGGGTTTTGGAGCGTATGATTCAAAACAATCAAACGGAAAAAAGATATTCAGGTTTAAAGCAAAAATTGCAGAAGGCAGCCGAGTATTTAATGGATTAA
- a CDS encoding AEC family transporter, translating into MELTNVFYAVIVLFLEIILGFFLVRIHIFDDGMVKRLSRFIGNVTLPALIISALNFTYDPVMMRNASMILVSGLGYYLLATLMAWAYMKMIHVKPRQEGVHGFALIFANVGFMGYPVIQAVYGQEGLFYAAIYNIWFNVFLYTIGIFMLSKHQKEGNHFQIKTMLTNPNLIALAIGLICFLFSIDKPQPIDMVFEQIGGLTTPLAMLTVGAMLHGSSIREMAKNRLLWLTSFLRMVWMPLLTYFVLKQFGFGGLTLGIPVVMAGMPAAANGAIFAQLYDADYQLSSQTVFLTTLLSVVSIPLLVLLLS; encoded by the coding sequence ATGGAGTTAACGAATGTGTTTTATGCAGTAATTGTATTGTTTTTGGAAATAATTTTGGGGTTCTTCCTGGTACGAATTCATATTTTCGATGATGGGATGGTGAAACGTCTATCCCGGTTTATTGGTAATGTCACCTTACCCGCATTGATCATCAGCGCACTGAACTTTACCTATGATCCGGTGATGATGAGGAATGCATCAATGATCCTAGTGAGTGGATTGGGTTATTATCTACTAGCGACGCTTATGGCTTGGGCCTATATGAAGATGATTCATGTAAAGCCGCGTCAGGAAGGGGTGCATGGTTTTGCTTTGATTTTTGCCAATGTTGGATTCATGGGATATCCAGTTATACAAGCCGTATACGGACAGGAAGGATTGTTTTACGCGGCAATTTATAATATCTGGTTTAATGTTTTTCTGTATACCATCGGGATTTTTATGTTAAGCAAGCATCAAAAGGAGGGCAATCATTTTCAGATAAAAACAATGTTGACCAACCCGAATCTCATTGCTTTGGCCATTGGTTTGATTTGTTTTTTATTTTCCATCGACAAGCCTCAACCCATAGATATGGTTTTTGAGCAGATTGGTGGATTGACAACGCCCCTTGCCATGTTGACGGTAGGTGCCATGCTTCATGGTTCTTCGATTCGAGAAATGGCTAAGAATCGGTTGCTGTGGCTGACAAGTTTTCTGCGTATGGTGTGGATGCCACTTCTGACATATTTTGTTTTGAAGCAATTTGGATTTGGTGGCTTGACCTTGGGAATTCCTGTTGTGATGGCCGGTATGCCAGCTGCTGCAAATGGCGCGATCTTTGCACAGCTTTATGATGCGGATTATCAGTTGTCGAGTCAGACGGTATTTTTAACAACCTTGTTATCCGTGGTAAGCATTCCGCTATTGGTATTACTATTGAGTTAG
- a CDS encoding MarR family transcriptional regulator, with protein sequence MHREVTDYIIGYISRTRKNSQQVIQKLLEEEGVEGIDPSHGTILSVLLEKEGPMQMKEIAKLTRRDKSTITSLVNRIEKEGYVKKVKSSEDRRVTYIELTERGLALKEPFFNISTRLIDIAYGEFEPQERLELLRLLKKMNKSFYKALSETR encoded by the coding sequence TTGCATAGAGAGGTTACGGATTATATTATTGGATATATCAGTCGAACAAGAAAAAATAGTCAACAAGTCATTCAAAAGCTTTTGGAAGAAGAAGGCGTTGAAGGGATTGATCCATCCCATGGAACGATACTTTCTGTTTTATTGGAGAAGGAAGGTCCCATGCAGATGAAAGAGATTGCGAAATTGACTCGACGCGATAAATCAACAATCACGTCTCTGGTTAATCGAATCGAAAAAGAAGGGTATGTTAAAAAAGTTAAATCAAGTGAAGATCGACGCGTTACCTATATTGAATTAACAGAACGTGGATTGGCTCTTAAGGAGCCGTTTTTCAATATTTCTACACGGTTGATCGACATTGCCTATGGGGAATTTGAGCCTCAAGAGCGTTTGGAATTATTGCGCTTGCTCAAGAAAATGAATAAGAGTTTTTATAAGGCTTTATCGGAAACCCGATAA
- the metK gene encoding methionine adenosyltransferase yields MRKWLFTSESVTEGHPDKICDQISDAILDEIMKHDPMARVACETSVTTGLVLVSGEITTNHYVDVQKVVRETVREIGYDRAKYGFDCDTCGVLVAIDEQSSDIALGVNNSLEKKEAGSSEVDFGAGDQGLMFGYACNETEELMPLPISLAHKLALRLAAVRKDGSLAYLRPDGKTQVTIEYHDNTPVRVDTVVISSQHSPIVEHDQIEKDIIEKVVLPVVPAELIDEQTRFLINPTGRFVVGGPKGDAGLTGRKIIVDTYGGYARHGGGAFSGKDCTKVDRSAAYAARYVAKNVVAAGLADKCEVQLAYAIGVAQPVSIFVDTFGTAKIEEEKIEALVQKYFDLRPAKIIENLRLRRPIYKQTAAYGHFGRTDLDLPWEATDLAETLREEAGLA; encoded by the coding sequence ATGAGAAAATGGCTTTTTACTTCAGAGTCTGTCACTGAAGGACATCCAGATAAGATCTGTGATCAAATCTCTGATGCGATTCTAGACGAAATTATGAAACATGATCCTATGGCGCGCGTAGCCTGCGAAACGTCGGTAACAACGGGCTTGGTATTGGTTAGTGGCGAAATCACAACCAATCACTATGTAGATGTTCAAAAAGTCGTTCGTGAAACGGTTCGCGAGATTGGCTATGATCGTGCGAAATATGGATTTGACTGTGATACCTGTGGTGTTCTGGTTGCTATTGACGAGCAATCTTCAGACATTGCTTTGGGTGTGAATAATTCATTAGAAAAGAAAGAAGCGGGTTCTTCGGAAGTCGATTTCGGGGCAGGCGATCAGGGATTAATGTTTGGCTACGCTTGTAATGAAACAGAAGAATTAATGCCATTGCCAATTTCATTGGCACATAAACTGGCACTTCGTTTAGCGGCAGTAAGAAAAGATGGCAGCTTGGCCTATTTGCGTCCCGATGGGAAAACGCAGGTTACCATTGAATATCATGACAATACGCCGGTACGTGTGGATACAGTTGTAATTTCTTCTCAACATTCACCGATTGTAGAACATGATCAAATTGAAAAAGATATAATTGAGAAGGTTGTATTGCCGGTTGTTCCAGCTGAATTGATTGATGAACAAACACGATTTTTGATCAATCCGACGGGTCGATTCGTTGTTGGCGGACCCAAAGGGGATGCTGGTTTAACTGGTCGAAAAATTATCGTCGACACCTATGGTGGATACGCGCGTCATGGTGGCGGTGCTTTTTCTGGCAAGGATTGTACCAAGGTAGACCGTTCGGCAGCATATGCGGCGCGCTATGTGGCAAAAAACGTGGTTGCTGCAGGCTTGGCGGATAAATGCGAAGTACAATTGGCTTATGCCATTGGTGTTGCTCAACCGGTTTCGATCTTTGTGGATACCTTTGGAACGGCGAAAATTGAAGAAGAAAAAATTGAAGCGCTTGTGCAAAAATATTTTGATCTGCGCCCGGCAAAGATTATTGAAAACCTTCGACTTCGACGTCCGATTTATAAACAAACAGCAGCTTACGGACATTTTGGACGGACGGATTTGGATCTACCTTGGGAAGCGACTGATCTTGCAGAAACATTAAGAGAAGAAGCTGGATTGGCCTAG
- a CDS encoding small multi-drug export protein: protein MLELLQALPARIYVMVLGAVPIIEVKGAIPAGVALGFSPWESLGYSLIGNLLIIPILLLFLQPICQFLRTHHIPVISPVTRGFEERTVKKSQKIKTGVYMGLFLLVALPLPGTGVWTGSLAASLMNIKFRHALPIVIAGGLVGAFAIFIMTSLLV, encoded by the coding sequence ATGCTAGAACTATTACAAGCACTTCCGGCACGAATTTATGTGATGGTCTTGGGTGCCGTACCGATCATCGAAGTAAAGGGCGCAATCCCAGCCGGTGTTGCCCTAGGTTTTTCTCCATGGGAGAGCTTGGGCTATAGCTTAATTGGAAACCTATTGATTATTCCTATTCTATTGCTGTTTTTGCAACCGATTTGTCAATTTTTACGGACCCATCATATTCCTGTCATAAGCCCAGTAACACGAGGGTTCGAAGAACGTACTGTAAAAAAAAGCCAGAAGATTAAGACGGGTGTTTACATGGGACTCTTTTTATTGGTAGCCTTGCCCTTGCCTGGAACCGGTGTTTGGACAGGCTCTTTGGCGGCATCTTTAATGAATATTAAATTTAGACATGCCCTTCCTATCGTAATCGCGGGTGGACTTGTGGGAGCATTTGCCATATTTATCATGACAAGCCTATTGGTTTAG
- a CDS encoding YgiQ family radical SAM protein, with protein MNGFLPTTKKEMNTLGWDQADFVLVSGDAYVDHASFGAAVIGRVLEKMGYRVAILDQPEWKHCQDFQRFGQPRLAFLITSGNIDSMINHYTVAKKKRSRELYSPGGETGKRPDRATIVYSQRARQAYPDTPIILGGMEASLRRFAHYDYWSDRVRRSILVDAKADLLVFGMGEKIIMEIADNLDNGLDINYIHHIPGTCYLVHSEDEVYDAVKLPAYEEVITDKIAFNKAFQLSYEEQDPIRGKTLIQQHGTRYLVQNPPMLPANENELDWVFSLPFQREIHPKYQKQGIPAYEEIRFSLTSNRGCYGNCSFCSLAFHQGRIVQSRSHESIVEEAKEMIGDPQFKGYIHDVGGPTANFRRPACDRQLKVGACKKKQCLFPKPCKEMVVDHTDYLSLLRKLRHLRGVKKVFVRSGIRYDYVLADQKTNFLKELSEHHISGQLRIAPEHISERVLKQMGKPGKDVYLQFMKEFEKVNKELGMDQYMVPYLMSSHPGSTLKDAVALAEFLRDIHHQPEQVQDFYPTPGTRSTAIYYTELDPSNGNPVYVPKTPEEKAMQRALMQYRNPRNARLVRKALHLAHREDLIGTGHHALVKPEREHSNTHTNQSPQRSDQKRTSRKRKRS; from the coding sequence ATGAACGGATTTTTACCCACAACAAAAAAGGAAATGAATACCCTCGGCTGGGACCAGGCTGACTTTGTTTTAGTTTCTGGTGATGCCTATGTCGATCACGCTAGCTTCGGTGCTGCCGTAATCGGTCGCGTCTTGGAAAAAATGGGCTACCGTGTTGCCATCCTCGATCAACCGGAGTGGAAACACTGCCAGGATTTTCAACGATTTGGTCAACCGCGCCTTGCTTTTTTAATCACCAGCGGCAATATTGATTCCATGATCAATCACTATACAGTTGCCAAAAAGAAACGAAGCCGTGAACTCTACTCTCCAGGAGGAGAAACCGGCAAGCGACCCGACCGTGCTACCATTGTCTATTCACAACGGGCACGACAAGCCTATCCTGACACCCCCATCATCTTGGGCGGCATGGAAGCCAGTCTCCGTCGCTTCGCTCATTACGACTATTGGTCTGATCGCGTTCGAAGATCGATTCTCGTCGATGCAAAAGCTGATCTTTTGGTTTTTGGCATGGGCGAAAAAATTATCATGGAAATCGCTGACAACCTCGACAATGGGCTGGATATCAACTATATCCACCATATCCCCGGAACCTGTTATCTGGTTCATTCAGAAGACGAAGTCTATGATGCTGTTAAGCTACCGGCTTACGAAGAAGTCATTACTGATAAAATCGCCTTTAACAAGGCCTTTCAATTATCCTATGAGGAACAAGACCCCATTCGGGGCAAAACCTTGATCCAACAGCACGGGACTCGATATCTTGTACAAAATCCACCCATGCTGCCCGCAAACGAAAATGAATTAGATTGGGTCTTTTCTCTGCCATTCCAACGAGAGATCCATCCAAAATATCAAAAACAAGGCATTCCCGCCTATGAAGAAATTCGTTTTTCCTTGACCAGCAATCGAGGCTGCTATGGCAATTGTTCATTCTGTTCTCTGGCTTTTCATCAGGGACGAATCGTTCAGTCAAGAAGCCACGAGTCGATTGTTGAAGAAGCAAAAGAAATGATTGGCGATCCTCAATTTAAGGGGTATATTCATGATGTAGGTGGACCAACAGCCAATTTCCGGCGTCCGGCTTGCGATCGGCAATTAAAAGTAGGCGCCTGCAAAAAGAAACAATGTCTCTTTCCAAAACCCTGCAAGGAAATGGTCGTTGATCATACCGATTACCTATCCTTGCTTCGCAAGCTTCGGCATTTGCGCGGCGTGAAAAAGGTCTTTGTCCGTTCCGGCATCCGATATGACTATGTCTTAGCAGATCAGAAAACCAATTTTCTCAAGGAATTGTCCGAGCATCATATTAGTGGACAATTACGGATTGCTCCGGAACATATTTCTGAACGCGTCCTCAAGCAAATGGGCAAGCCCGGCAAAGATGTCTATCTTCAATTTATGAAAGAATTTGAAAAAGTAAACAAGGAACTCGGTATGGATCAGTACATGGTTCCCTATCTAATGAGTTCTCATCCTGGCAGCACCCTAAAGGATGCCGTTGCTTTGGCCGAATTTCTTAGAGATATTCACCATCAACCAGAGCAGGTGCAGGACTTTTATCCAACACCCGGCACACGGTCCACGGCAATCTACTATACAGAACTCGATCCGAGTAATGGAAATCCGGTCTATGTACCAAAAACTCCAGAAGAAAAGGCCATGCAACGCGCATTGATGCAGTACCGCAATCCACGAAATGCGCGGCTTGTTCGCAAAGCTTTGCATCTGGCGCACCGAGAAGATTTAATTGGAACCGGTCATCATGCCCTAGTCAAGCCTGAACGGGAACATTCAAACACCCATACAAACCAATCCCCACAGCGCTCTGACCAGAAACGAACTTCACGCAAGCGCAAACGATCATAA
- a CDS encoding GntR family transcriptional regulator → MAGKISLKEKVYESVFEDILNYEFKPNQIINEKELMEKYQCSKSPVREALLSLCNDGVLRNIPRYGYEVIRLTREDIEDMLQFRYLLEGGLIKANIDKFYDAQITKLEEHEKKNRLADQDVWTHWENNASFHLQLMSFTRNECAYAELSRVMNRLKRAYAQLYWNRWESVVHNDTRYHQEIIACIRERDAKKLLISLKKDIQDFGDFTCEIMDFFE, encoded by the coding sequence ATGGCTGGGAAAATAAGCTTAAAAGAGAAGGTTTATGAGTCCGTTTTTGAAGATATACTCAATTATGAATTTAAACCGAATCAGATTATTAATGAAAAAGAATTGATGGAAAAATACCAGTGCAGTAAATCACCAGTGCGTGAAGCTTTATTGTCTTTATGCAACGACGGCGTCCTAAGGAATATTCCACGTTATGGCTATGAGGTGATCCGCTTGACCCGGGAGGATATCGAAGACATGCTACAGTTTCGATATCTATTGGAAGGCGGTTTGATTAAAGCGAATATAGATAAATTTTATGATGCCCAAATTACGAAGCTAGAAGAGCACGAGAAGAAAAATCGACTTGCTGATCAGGATGTTTGGACCCATTGGGAAAATAATGCAAGCTTTCATCTTCAATTGATGTCTTTCACACGAAATGAATGCGCTTACGCAGAGTTGTCGCGGGTTATGAATCGGTTGAAACGAGCCTATGCACAATTGTATTGGAATCGATGGGAGAGCGTAGTTCATAATGATACACGGTATCATCAAGAAATCATTGCCTGTATTCGAGAGCGGGATGCAAAGAAGCTCTTAATTTCGTTAAAAAAGGATATTCAAGATTTTGGGGATTTTACCTGTGAGATTATGGATTTCTTTGAATAG
- a CDS encoding L-serine ammonia-lyase, iron-sulfur-dependent, subunit alpha — protein MKKEMNDAYIQILRQELIPALGCTEPIAIALAAAKARQVLGHFPESLEIHCSGSIIKNVKSVIIPNSGGLKGIEAAATLGMIGGDPNGDLEVLSKVTDQNRQQTQELLAANFTTCKLQENVDNLYVVAKVGFKEEFAEVTIINRHTLISKIVKNGKVLFQQPNHLPSSKDAGGDSSLSVETILEFANSVAIEDVKEVLDRQIKLNSEIAACGLEHDYGTQVGKTLLQNYGANTPTRAKAVTAAASDARMGGCPKPVVINSGSGNQGLTVSLPVIEYARSLKVGQDKLYRALCVSNLISIHLKRNIGSLSAFCGAVTAASGSGAAITYLHGGSYQQISNTITNTIANIGGIVCDGAKPSCAAKVASSVDAAILAHHMSMKGHTFLYGEGLVQNDIESTIKSIGYVGRVGMKNTDLEILHIMTNQISFC, from the coding sequence ATGAAAAAGGAAATGAATGATGCCTACATTCAGATACTCAGGCAAGAACTGATTCCTGCTTTAGGCTGTACCGAGCCCATTGCTATTGCTTTGGCTGCAGCAAAAGCCCGCCAAGTGTTGGGACATTTCCCTGAATCTCTGGAAATTCACTGCAGTGGAAGCATAATCAAGAACGTAAAAAGCGTGATTATTCCCAATTCAGGGGGACTGAAAGGAATAGAAGCAGCCGCTACCCTTGGCATGATCGGCGGAGACCCCAACGGCGACTTAGAAGTACTTTCAAAAGTAACGGATCAAAACCGCCAACAAACCCAGGAACTTCTAGCTGCTAACTTTACAACTTGCAAACTGCAAGAAAATGTTGACAACCTATATGTGGTTGCCAAGGTAGGCTTCAAAGAGGAATTTGCTGAAGTAACCATTATCAATCGACATACCCTTATTTCAAAAATTGTAAAAAATGGAAAGGTTCTATTCCAACAGCCTAACCATCTACCCTCAAGTAAAGATGCTGGTGGGGATTCTTCGCTATCGGTAGAAACCATATTAGAATTTGCAAATTCTGTAGCCATCGAAGATGTAAAAGAAGTTCTTGATCGACAAATTAAATTAAATTCAGAAATTGCAGCCTGTGGTCTTGAACACGATTACGGCACTCAAGTCGGAAAGACCTTGCTTCAAAACTACGGAGCCAACACGCCAACGCGAGCAAAGGCGGTAACAGCCGCTGCTTCTGACGCTCGAATGGGGGGATGCCCCAAACCTGTTGTCATCAACTCTGGCAGTGGAAACCAAGGACTAACCGTATCATTACCGGTCATCGAATACGCCAGGTCTCTGAAAGTTGGCCAAGATAAGCTATACCGTGCTCTTTGCGTTAGCAATCTGATTTCCATTCATCTGAAAAGAAATATTGGTAGTTTATCTGCCTTCTGCGGCGCAGTAACAGCCGCAAGTGGGTCAGGTGCGGCAATAACTTACTTGCATGGAGGAAGCTACCAACAAATTTCAAACACCATTACCAATACCATTGCTAACATCGGCGGCATAGTCTGCGATGGAGCCAAACCCTCCTGCGCAGCCAAGGTTGCCTCATCAGTCGACGCTGCAATTCTAGCCCACCATATGAGCATGAAAGGACATACCTTCTTGTATGGGGAAGGTCTTGTGCAAAACGATATTGAATCGACCATTAAAAGCATCGGCTATGTGGGCCGAGTCGGCATGAAAAACACAGATCTAGAAATCCTTCACATTATGACAAACCAGATTAGCTTTTGCTAA
- a CDS encoding 4Fe-4S binding protein has translation MAYRIHADACIGCGACETVCPVACISEVEGGIRVIDEEACISCGACAGECPVECISEV, from the coding sequence ATGGCCTATCGAATTCATGCGGATGCTTGTATTGGATGCGGGGCATGCGAAACAGTTTGTCCGGTAGCCTGTATTTCTGAGGTTGAGGGAGGTATACGTGTCATTGATGAAGAGGCTTGCATCTCTTGTGGTGCCTGCGCAGGAGAATGTCCAGTTGAGTGTATTTCAGAAGTGTAA
- a CDS encoding PadR family transcriptional regulator, with protein MENLESLKQNLSSELRRGTLLLMVLNSLNEPQYGYSLIQHLADIGMKVEQNTLYPLLRRLEKQGLVDSEWMVGQSRPRRYYSINQNGITIRSHLLKEWENMNQILIRQDQGLEEDHEKLD; from the coding sequence ATGGAAAACCTAGAATCCTTAAAACAAAATCTAAGCTCAGAATTACGTAGAGGTACCCTGCTCCTTATGGTTCTCAATTCACTAAACGAACCCCAATACGGGTATTCCCTGATCCAGCATCTTGCTGACATCGGAATGAAAGTGGAACAAAACACCCTCTATCCACTATTACGTCGCCTAGAGAAACAAGGCCTTGTTGACAGTGAATGGATGGTGGGTCAATCCCGTCCAAGACGTTATTACTCAATCAATCAAAATGGAATTACAATTCGTTCTCATCTTCTGAAGGAATGGGAAAATATGAATCAAATTTTGATCCGTCAGGATCAAGGATTGGAGGAAGATCATGAAAAACTGGATTGA
- a CDS encoding thioredoxin family protein, which produces MKFLNEEIKKQLEEIFQPMKKEVTIALFATKEMCESCEDTKTFMAEMTDIHEKIKLEVYDLEADAALAETLQVKRVPAIVLLGEDRKDYGIQFYGLPGGHEINSFISGLLEVSGSGEQLPKVFADRVAKIEKPIDIKVFVTLGCPHCPGAVSKAHKLALENPNVRAEMIEAQTFSELSDQYNVSGVPKIVINGKEELVGDQPLEMFLDAIERV; this is translated from the coding sequence ATGAAATTTTTAAACGAAGAGATTAAGAAACAATTGGAAGAAATTTTCCAGCCGATGAAAAAAGAAGTGACTATTGCCCTGTTTGCAACCAAGGAAATGTGTGAAAGTTGCGAGGACACCAAAACCTTTATGGCTGAGATGACAGACATTCATGAAAAAATTAAGTTGGAGGTTTATGACCTTGAAGCTGACGCAGCATTAGCTGAAACTCTTCAAGTGAAACGCGTACCAGCAATTGTTCTCTTGGGAGAAGATCGCAAGGATTACGGGATTCAGTTTTACGGACTGCCTGGTGGACATGAGATCAATTCCTTTATTTCCGGTCTTTTGGAAGTATCAGGCTCTGGAGAGCAACTGCCCAAGGTTTTTGCTGATCGGGTAGCCAAGATTGAAAAACCCATTGATATAAAAGTATTTGTTACCCTGGGTTGCCCGCATTGCCCGGGTGCTGTTTCTAAGGCCCATAAATTGGCCTTGGAAAATCCGAATGTGCGCGCCGAGATGATCGAAGCGCAAACTTTCTCGGAATTGTCGGATCAATACAATGTATCCGGGGTTCCGAAGATTGTGATCAATGGGAAAGAAGAGTTGGTAGGCGATCAACCCCTCGAGATGTTCCTAGATGCCATTGAACGTGTATAA